One window from the genome of Enterobacteriaceae bacterium Kacie_13 encodes:
- a CDS encoding DAK2 domain-containing protein: MSKFFMNDRKTLINDVIEGVILTSPYKNLAKLDVDPAIRVVVRRDWDKKKVALISGGGSGHEPAHVGFVGKGMLTAAVCGEVFASPSVDAVLNAIVAVTGKAGCLLIVKNYTGDRLNFGLAAEKAKGMGYDVELVMVSDDISLPDNKQPRGIAGTVLVHKIAGYAAEQGKSLKDVTKIAQQAIDATASMGVAMAGCSLPGGGEDEEEQRIESGHVELGLGIHGEPGVSKMKTQNSKKVVDTLVEKLQAHVKKSDKLAVLINNLGGVSPLEMSQLTKEVVHSALGGSIRYLIGPASLVSALDMKGFSLSVIALKGGIEEALLAEVEVSGWQPLVKLEKLATKKGKKISEKKTAKASSNAQVSKIVETITQTLSDLEDELNKLDAKVGDGDTGSTFATGARDIQKQNKAKKLPLNNVADLLGVVGDRLAVVMGGSSGVLMSIFFTAAGKKFEEGEKLPKALLFGLERMKHYGGAVLGDRTMIDALQPALEALGKKDALKSAAKAAAKGAKDTASMKKANAGRSSYLSSDSLKGVKDPGAVAVEKVFEALAKK, translated from the coding sequence ATGTCTAAATTTTTCATGAATGACCGCAAGACTCTGATTAACGATGTTATCGAAGGGGTGATCCTGACCTCTCCTTACAAAAATCTGGCGAAGCTGGACGTCGATCCTGCTATCCGTGTTGTGGTGCGCCGCGACTGGGATAAGAAAAAGGTCGCGTTGATCTCCGGCGGCGGTTCGGGCCATGAACCAGCGCACGTTGGATTCGTCGGCAAAGGAATGCTCACCGCCGCGGTCTGCGGCGAAGTGTTTGCCTCGCCGAGCGTCGATGCGGTGCTGAACGCGATTGTGGCGGTGACTGGCAAAGCTGGCTGTCTGCTAATCGTCAAAAACTACACCGGTGACCGTCTGAACTTCGGGCTGGCGGCGGAGAAAGCCAAAGGTATGGGGTACGACGTCGAACTGGTGATGGTTTCCGACGACATCTCCCTGCCGGACAACAAACAGCCGCGCGGTATCGCTGGTACGGTGCTGGTGCACAAAATTGCCGGCTATGCCGCCGAGCAGGGGAAATCCCTGAAAGATGTCACCAAAATCGCGCAGCAGGCGATTGATGCCACGGCCAGCATGGGCGTAGCGATGGCCGGTTGCAGCCTGCCGGGCGGCGGTGAAGATGAAGAAGAACAGCGTATCGAATCAGGCCACGTCGAGCTGGGTCTGGGTATTCACGGCGAGCCGGGCGTCTCGAAGATGAAAACCCAGAACAGCAAAAAAGTGGTGGATACGCTGGTTGAAAAGCTTCAGGCACATGTGAAGAAATCCGATAAACTGGCGGTGCTGATCAACAACCTCGGGGGCGTATCTCCGCTGGAGATGAGCCAACTGACCAAAGAAGTGGTGCATTCGGCGCTGGGCGGTTCGATTCGTTATCTGATAGGTCCCGCATCGCTGGTCAGTGCGCTGGATATGAAAGGTTTCTCGCTGTCGGTGATTGCGCTCAAAGGCGGTATTGAAGAAGCGTTGCTGGCAGAGGTCGAAGTGTCCGGCTGGCAGCCGCTGGTCAAACTGGAAAAACTGGCGACGAAGAAAGGCAAGAAAATCAGCGAGAAGAAAACTGCCAAAGCCTCTTCTAATGCGCAAGTGAGTAAAATTGTCGAGACCATTACCCAGACACTTTCCGATCTGGAAGATGAGCTGAACAAACTCGATGCTAAAGTCGGCGACGGCGACACCGGTTCGACCTTTGCCACCGGCGCGCGCGATATTCAGAAACAGAACAAAGCCAAAAAACTGCCGCTGAACAACGTTGCGGATCTTCTGGGCGTGGTCGGCGATCGTCTTGCGGTAGTGATGGGAGGATCGAGCGGCGTGCTGATGTCGATCTTCTTTACCGCCGCCGGTAAGAAATTCGAAGAAGGTGAAAAACTGCCGAAAGCGTTGCTGTTTGGCCTTGAGCGCATGAAACATTACGGTGGTGCAGTTCTCGGCGATCGCACGATGATCGACGCGCTGCAACCGGCTCTGGAAGCGCTGGGCAAAAAAGATGCCCTGAAAAGTGCGGCCAAAGCAGCGGCCAAAGGCGCGAAAGACACGGCCAGCATGAAGAAAGCCAATGCCGGACGTTCGTCATACCTCAGCAGTGACAGTCTGAAAGGCGTGAAAGATCCGGGCGCCGTGGCGGTCGAAAAAGTCTTCGAGGCACTGGCGAAAAAATAG
- a CDS encoding L-serine ammonia-lyase, with amino-acid sequence MISVFDIFKIGIGPSSSHTVGPMKAGKIFTDELISLGHLAQTTRVVVDVYGSLSLTGKGHHTDLAIIMGLAGNMPDDVDIDAIPAFIRQVETTGRLMLGKGAKEVDFPAGSGMNFHSSNLPLHENGMSISAFNGEELLYTQTYYSIGGGFIVEASKFGLQDENPVVRPYPFQSASDLQKHCIDTGLSLSALMLQNELASHSRAEISDHFAAIWNVMSEGITRGIHTEGLLPGPMKINRRAAALRRILVTQDKNNVDPMGVVDWINMYAMAVNEENAAGGRVVTAPTNGACGIIPAVLTYYDQFIRPISPDSYSRFFLASGAVGILFKMNASISGAEVGCQGEVGVACSMAAAGLTELLGGSTAQVFMAAEIAMEHHLGLTCDPLAGQVQVPCIERNAISAVKAVNASRMALRRTSEPRVCLDKVIETMYETGKDMNSKYRETSTGGLAIKVLACN; translated from the coding sequence GTGATCAGCGTCTTCGATATTTTCAAAATTGGTATTGGTCCTTCCAGTTCGCATACTGTTGGCCCGATGAAAGCCGGGAAAATATTTACTGATGAACTTATTTCTTTAGGTCATCTCGCTCAGACCACCCGCGTGGTGGTAGACGTTTACGGGTCTTTATCGTTGACCGGTAAAGGTCACCATACCGATCTGGCCATCATCATGGGGCTGGCCGGCAATATGCCGGATGACGTTGATATCGATGCGATCCCGGCGTTTATCCGTCAGGTAGAAACTACCGGGCGTCTGATGCTTGGCAAGGGCGCAAAAGAGGTGGATTTCCCGGCCGGTTCAGGCATGAATTTCCATAGCAGCAATCTGCCGCTGCACGAAAACGGCATGTCTATCAGCGCTTTTAACGGCGAAGAACTGCTGTACACGCAAACCTATTATTCCATTGGCGGCGGCTTTATCGTCGAAGCCAGTAAATTCGGCCTTCAGGATGAAAATCCGGTAGTTCGCCCGTACCCGTTCCAGTCTGCCAGTGATTTGCAAAAACATTGCATTGATACCGGCCTCTCGCTCTCGGCGCTGATGCTGCAAAACGAACTGGCGAGCCATTCCCGTGCAGAAATCAGCGATCACTTTGCGGCAATCTGGAACGTGATGAGCGAAGGCATTACGCGCGGCATTCACACCGAAGGGTTGCTGCCCGGACCGATGAAAATCAACCGCCGCGCCGCCGCGCTGCGCCGCATTCTGGTGACGCAGGATAAAAACAACGTCGATCCGATGGGCGTCGTGGACTGGATCAACATGTACGCGATGGCAGTGAACGAAGAAAATGCCGCGGGTGGCCGCGTGGTTACCGCACCCACCAACGGCGCATGCGGGATTATTCCTGCGGTGCTGACCTACTACGATCAGTTTATCCGCCCGATAAGCCCTGATTCATACAGCCGCTTCTTCCTCGCCTCCGGCGCGGTCGGCATTTTGTTTAAAATGAACGCCTCGATTTCCGGCGCAGAAGTCGGTTGTCAGGGCGAAGTCGGCGTCGCCTGTTCGATGGCGGCGGCGGGCCTGACCGAACTGCTGGGCGGCAGCACCGCGCAGGTGTTTATGGCAGCAGAAATCGCCATGGAACATCACCTCGGGCTGACCTGTGATCCGCTGGCCGGACAGGTTCAGGTGCCGTGCATCGAACGCAATGCTATCTCTGCCGTGAAAGCGGTGAACGCCTCGCGCATGGCACTGCGCCGCACCAGCGAACCGCGCGTGTGCCTCGATAAAGTCATCGAAACCATGTATGAAACCGGCAAGGATATGAACTCCAAGTATCGCGAAACCTCTACAGGTGGCCTGGCAATTAAAGTCCTCGCCTGTAACTGA